A region of Haladaptatus caseinilyticus DNA encodes the following proteins:
- a CDS encoding IclR family transcriptional regulator: MVNHNGKSTSSVSTTETSFTIIDTIRAHDGIRLRQLTDELELSKSTIHAHLTTLRDARYVVKEGEFYHLGLKFFEMGEYVISRKKIYGIAEDEINALNDRTDRIADFSVEEHGRVVSLYSELYDTQSSLLSDRRTFYMHNTASGKAILAEFTRSHVKKIIEQWGLPRETEHSISTLDELLTELEETRERGYAVNDEEVVTGLYSVARPVHYPDGRVCGAISLDSPKYRINKSTLDNIVSHLDQTVQSVERNL; the protein is encoded by the coding sequence ATGGTAAATCACAACGGAAAATCCACTTCATCGGTATCCACTACGGAAACTTCTTTCACTATAATTGATACGATCCGTGCGCATGACGGTATCCGATTACGTCAATTAACCGATGAGCTCGAGCTTTCGAAAAGTACTATTCACGCACATCTGACCACCCTTAGAGACGCGCGATATGTCGTGAAAGAGGGCGAATTCTATCACTTGGGGCTAAAATTTTTTGAGATGGGCGAGTATGTCATCTCCCGCAAGAAGATTTATGGGATCGCCGAAGACGAAATAAATGCTCTTAATGACCGAACGGATCGGATAGCAGATTTTAGCGTTGAGGAACATGGTAGAGTCGTTTCACTCTATAGCGAACTCTATGATACTCAATCTTCACTGCTCAGTGATCGCCGTACGTTTTACATGCATAACACCGCGTCAGGAAAGGCCATCCTTGCCGAATTTACTAGGTCCCACGTGAAGAAAATAATAGAACAGTGGGGTCTCCCCCGTGAAACCGAGCATTCAATCTCCACCCTGGATGAACTTTTGACAGAACTTGAAGAAACACGTGAGCGAGGATATGCTGTTAACGATGAAGAGGTCGTCACTGGCCTATATTCTGTCGCGAGACCGGTTCACTACCCTGATGGTCGCGTTTGTGGAGCAATAAGCCTAGATAGTCCAAAATATCGCATTAATAAATCTACTCTCGATAATATAGTTTCACATCTTGATCAAACAGTCCAGAGTGTCGAGCGAAACCTGTGA
- a CDS encoding ABC transporter permease: MSSDLGRSRKFRGASVLNKIDLSKTIGGVSLSQLLYVVLLSVVFLYLLLPVIFAILISFNPSDLYAFPPDGLTLKWYQAVFSRYSWVSSFLVSFQYSILATIIGILLSSTAAYAIGRFDFRFRNLLDAATFLPLMIPQIILGLALLLFLQHFGLVGNLFGLSLALAVYTTPYATRSILAAMNNFDRSTEEAAMNLGADEIQTFVRITFPSLLPGLLTAAIFSFVVSYSNLQIAVFLQGAGMTPIPVRIFAQMQFGASPVIAAVSTINIVIVLLAILIVERLFGAAEALGYS; encoded by the coding sequence ATGAGTAGCGATTTAGGCCGGTCACGGAAGTTCCGTGGAGCAAGTGTGCTCAACAAAATCGATCTCTCAAAAACCATCGGTGGCGTTTCATTGTCACAGTTGCTCTATGTGGTCTTGCTGTCTGTCGTCTTCCTTTATCTGCTCTTGCCGGTCATATTCGCAATTCTCATCAGTTTCAACCCCTCTGATCTGTACGCTTTCCCACCAGATGGGTTGACGCTAAAGTGGTATCAAGCCGTCTTCTCACGGTACTCCTGGGTCTCGTCGTTCTTGGTAAGTTTCCAATATTCGATTCTTGCAACGATCATCGGTATTCTACTCAGTTCGACCGCTGCCTATGCTATCGGTCGATTCGATTTCCGTTTCCGGAATTTACTCGATGCTGCGACGTTCCTTCCCTTGATGATTCCCCAGATTATCCTCGGTCTTGCATTGTTGCTTTTCCTGCAGCATTTCGGCCTCGTCGGGAATCTCTTCGGTCTCTCGTTGGCGCTGGCGGTGTATACAACACCGTATGCGACACGCAGCATCCTCGCAGCAATGAATAATTTCGATCGAAGCACTGAGGAAGCAGCGATGAATCTCGGGGCGGATGAGATCCAGACATTCGTTCGGATTACCTTTCCGTCCCTCTTGCCCGGTTTACTTACTGCTGCGATTTTCTCCTTCGTCGTGAGTTATTCAAACCTCCAGATTGCGGTGTTTCTGCAGGGTGCAGGTATGACTCCAATCCCAGTGCGGATCTTTGCGCAGATGCAATTTGGAGCGAGTCCAGTTATCGCGGCTGTGTCGACGATTAATATCGTCATTGTGTTACTCGCAATTCTCATCGTCGAACGCCTATTTGGTGCGGCCGAGGCGCTCGGATACTCCTGA
- a CDS encoding diol dehydratase reactivase subunit alpha, translating to MKYIAGIDIGNSSTEVGIIRHDQESWRFVASSLFQTTGLKGTTENIPGIKRALERGVENAGIEVKDLDLLLLNEAAPVIGDVAMETITETIITESTMIGHDPSTPGGVGIGTGTIVDISGSQQTHSKDDDIIFRVPSAVDFADVAAIINEWAEQGYDIQGAILQKDDAVLVSNRCEIDIPIVDEVTEIDEVPLGQPAAIEVASSGQTIDTLSNPYGIATLFELTAEETQKIIPVARALVGNKSGVVIKTPEGDVEERSIPAGSLTVTGEDGSKSTVDTEDGAQAIREAIRNRRPLKDVTGESGTNIGGMLNRARTEMGEITNQNPNSIQIRDILAVDTVVPQAVKGAVAGEYRMENAVALASMVKTNRLPMEQIAEELEQEIAIDVHIQGIEASMAVLGSLTTPGTDFPIAILDIGGGSTDAAYMNEHKEIESIHLAGAGDLVTMLIDSELGLEDRKTAEEIKKHPAAKVETLFSIRHEDGTVDFLETAVDPELFGKVVLLKNDDKMEPINTDHSLEEIRSTRREAKEKVFVTNSERALRQITPSLNIRHLPFVVMVGRSALDFEIPEMISNTLAEYGIVCGSGNIREEQGPRNAVATGLVLSHIDGGSFLDFELPDGLSTSITEKVATDE from the coding sequence ATGAAATACATCGCAGGAATCGACATCGGGAACTCCAGTACCGAGGTCGGAATTATTCGGCATGATCAGGAGTCGTGGCGGTTCGTCGCTAGCAGTCTCTTTCAGACGACCGGTCTCAAAGGGACGACCGAAAACATTCCAGGGATCAAACGAGCATTGGAACGAGGAGTGGAAAACGCCGGAATAGAGGTAAAAGACCTTGATCTCCTTTTGTTGAATGAAGCAGCACCGGTGATCGGTGATGTTGCTATGGAGACGATTACTGAAACGATTATCACGGAATCGACGATGATTGGTCACGATCCATCGACACCCGGTGGTGTTGGAATCGGAACTGGAACCATTGTCGATATTTCGGGCTCACAACAAACTCATTCAAAGGACGACGATATCATTTTCCGAGTCCCGAGTGCGGTCGATTTCGCAGATGTGGCGGCCATTATCAATGAGTGGGCCGAGCAAGGATACGACATCCAAGGAGCGATCCTCCAGAAAGATGACGCCGTACTCGTTTCCAACCGCTGTGAGATCGATATCCCGATCGTAGACGAGGTGACTGAAATCGACGAAGTACCGCTCGGCCAACCTGCTGCCATCGAAGTCGCTTCATCAGGACAGACTATCGATACCCTCTCGAATCCCTACGGCATTGCGACTCTCTTCGAGTTAACAGCAGAAGAAACACAGAAAATCATTCCAGTTGCACGAGCCCTGGTTGGAAACAAATCTGGCGTCGTAATCAAAACACCAGAAGGGGATGTCGAAGAACGGAGCATCCCAGCAGGATCACTTACTGTAACCGGTGAAGACGGGTCAAAGAGTACCGTCGATACTGAGGATGGAGCACAAGCGATTCGAGAAGCGATCAGAAACCGACGACCACTCAAAGATGTCACTGGTGAATCCGGCACTAATATCGGAGGAATGCTGAACCGAGCCCGCACTGAGATGGGTGAAATCACCAATCAGAACCCAAACTCGATTCAGATCCGTGATATTCTTGCAGTGGACACGGTCGTTCCCCAAGCAGTAAAGGGAGCAGTCGCTGGCGAATATCGGATGGAAAACGCTGTCGCGCTTGCCTCGATGGTCAAGACCAATCGGCTTCCGATGGAACAGATCGCAGAAGAACTGGAACAAGAGATCGCTATTGACGTTCACATCCAAGGGATAGAGGCATCAATGGCAGTACTTGGATCACTGACGACACCGGGAACGGATTTCCCGATCGCAATCCTGGATATCGGAGGAGGGTCCACCGATGCAGCATATATGAACGAACACAAAGAGATCGAATCGATTCATCTCGCTGGGGCAGGTGATCTCGTCACTATGCTCATTGATTCGGAACTCGGGTTAGAAGATCGAAAAACTGCTGAAGAAATAAAGAAGCATCCAGCCGCAAAAGTAGAGACCCTCTTCAGTATCAGGCATGAAGACGGGACTGTTGATTTTCTGGAAACTGCTGTTGACCCTGAGCTCTTTGGAAAAGTCGTACTACTAAAGAACGATGATAAGATGGAACCGATCAATACGGATCATTCACTGGAAGAGATCCGGTCGACACGTCGAGAAGCAAAAGAAAAAGTGTTCGTGACGAACAGTGAACGGGCGCTTCGTCAAATCACCCCGTCGCTAAATATTCGCCATTTACCGTTTGTGGTAATGGTTGGCCGGTCGGCACTCGATTTCGAGATTCCCGAAATGATCTCGAATACCTTAGCTGAATATGGGATTGTTTGTGGTAGTGGTAATATCCGAGAAGAACAGGGTCCGAGAAATGCTGTTGCCACCGGTCTCGTACTATCGCATATCGATGGCGGTTCTTTCCTTGATTTCGAACTACCTGATGGGCTTTCGACATCGATTACCGAGAAGGTGGCGACAGATGAGTAA
- a CDS encoding ABC transporter ATP-binding protein, producing the protein MNQSVVNLSGVTKRFREVTAVKNIDLSIKDGELLTLLGPSGCGKTTTLRMIAGFETASEGSIEIDGQTVTGTAPYNRDTGMVFQQYALFPHMTVSDNVAFGLEMQGRPQSEIDDRVSEVLQMVRLDGLGGRYPKELSGGQQQRVALARALVIEPSVLLLDEPLSNLDKKLREEMQLEILRLHRELDVSMVYVTHNQEEALTISDRMVVMNDGEIHQIGTPEEVYQSPNDEFVADFIGNANLIDGTVDAVNSDGYAVSLETGDRVDLDRQANDNSIEPGQSVTLLFRPERFHVEPSADGGSIENQLSGTVLEATYLGSRMEYFIEVGNDQRLHVAQQNLQGTHTHTTGERINLGFDRESPFIIPRGVA; encoded by the coding sequence ATGAATCAATCAGTTGTCAACCTGTCTGGCGTCACGAAACGTTTCCGCGAAGTGACCGCGGTCAAAAATATCGATCTATCAATAAAAGATGGTGAATTATTGACCTTACTTGGGCCATCTGGGTGTGGGAAGACGACGACGCTTCGGATGATCGCTGGGTTCGAGACTGCTTCCGAAGGCAGTATCGAGATCGATGGTCAAACAGTGACCGGAACGGCGCCGTATAATCGTGATACGGGAATGGTGTTTCAGCAGTATGCGCTCTTTCCACATATGACCGTCTCAGATAACGTCGCATTCGGTCTCGAAATGCAGGGTCGGCCACAAAGTGAGATAGACGATCGCGTCAGTGAAGTACTCCAAATGGTACGCCTTGATGGATTAGGAGGACGATATCCGAAGGAGTTGTCCGGCGGGCAACAGCAACGAGTGGCGCTCGCTCGAGCACTCGTCATTGAACCGTCCGTCCTCTTGCTCGACGAACCTCTGTCGAACCTCGACAAAAAGCTGCGAGAAGAGATGCAACTCGAGATCCTCCGATTACATCGCGAACTGGATGTATCAATGGTGTATGTTACGCACAACCAGGAGGAAGCACTAACCATCTCAGACAGAATGGTGGTGATGAACGACGGGGAGATCCATCAAATCGGGACTCCGGAAGAAGTTTATCAGTCACCAAACGATGAATTCGTCGCCGATTTCATCGGCAATGCGAATCTTATCGATGGCACAGTCGATGCTGTCAATTCTGATGGCTATGCAGTTTCATTGGAAACGGGAGATAGAGTGGATTTGGATCGACAGGCTAATGATAACAGCATTGAACCTGGGCAATCAGTTACGTTACTGTTTCGACCTGAGCGGTTCCATGTCGAACCCTCTGCAGATGGTGGCTCCATAGAGAACCAACTCTCCGGTACAGTTCTCGAGGCGACATATCTGGGCTCTCGGATGGAGTATTTTATAGAAGTCGGGAATGATCAGCGACTTCACGTAGCACAGCAAAACCTGCAAGGAACGCATACACATACAACAGGTGAGCGGATCAATCTCGGATTCGATCGTGAATCGCCGTTCATCATTCCACGGGGTGTCGCATGA
- a CDS encoding M24 family metallopeptidase: MQTLHIPTDEYDERQANLLECANADGYDGVVLFTALNIHYISGMYHLPTERPCALGISENGTEIVVPRLEKEHAERSDFGIDQVTVYFEYPQGKPMEKVAEMCESLDIANGTIAVDSDGSPGRNGYIGPTLSELVDSDVGVEGYITEMREVKSENEIELIREASVWANLGHRLLQDKIEVGRRPVVVSSEVEAEGTKLMLDTLGSRYEMMNWQSPMQCKFTTGDITSQPHSVNQTTPIEDGDNIVTIVKPHVGGYTTELERTLFVGEPSDEQRDYYEIMSESQEIAIDTIEPGVEYAAVEDAVVSYYEEQGVANKTQHHIGHNIGMEGHERPFLDVDYDGEIRVGELYTVEPGFYIDGVGGFRHSDTVVVTDDGVETLTYYPRDIDSVTITNA, from the coding sequence ATGCAAACACTTCACATTCCTACGGATGAATATGACGAACGGCAAGCAAACCTTCTCGAGTGTGCTAATGCAGACGGATACGATGGCGTTGTGCTATTCACAGCGCTCAACATTCACTATATCAGTGGGATGTATCACTTACCCACCGAACGACCCTGTGCGTTGGGTATCTCAGAAAACGGAACCGAAATAGTCGTTCCTCGATTGGAAAAAGAACACGCCGAACGTTCTGATTTCGGTATCGACCAGGTTACTGTTTACTTCGAGTATCCACAGGGCAAACCGATGGAGAAGGTTGCCGAAATGTGTGAGTCGTTGGATATTGCGAACGGTACGATTGCTGTGGATAGCGACGGCAGTCCCGGACGGAACGGCTACATTGGTCCAACGCTCTCCGAACTCGTTGATTCGGATGTAGGTGTCGAGGGATATATTACTGAAATGAGAGAAGTAAAGAGCGAAAACGAGATTGAGCTCATCAGGGAAGCGAGTGTCTGGGCAAATCTCGGTCACCGTCTTTTACAGGATAAAATCGAGGTCGGACGTCGTCCAGTCGTCGTCAGTTCGGAAGTCGAGGCGGAAGGGACGAAACTGATGCTCGATACACTCGGGAGTCGATACGAGATGATGAATTGGCAGAGTCCAATGCAATGCAAATTCACTACGGGTGATATAACGAGCCAACCACATAGCGTCAACCAAACAACCCCAATCGAAGATGGTGATAACATCGTCACTATCGTCAAACCACACGTCGGGGGGTACACGACTGAACTCGAACGAACATTGTTCGTTGGGGAACCGAGTGACGAACAGCGAGACTATTATGAGATAATGAGCGAATCACAGGAAATTGCGATCGACACTATCGAACCTGGTGTCGAGTATGCTGCCGTAGAGGACGCTGTGGTGAGCTACTACGAAGAACAGGGTGTTGCAAATAAGACGCAGCATCATATCGGACACAATATCGGAATGGAGGGACACGAACGTCCCTTCCTTGATGTCGACTACGATGGTGAAATTCGAGTTGGTGAATTGTATACTGTCGAGCCTGGCTTCTACATCGACGGAGTGGGCGGATTCCGCCACTCTGATACGGTCGTCGTGACGGACGATGGTGTCGAGACTCTCACCTATTATCCACGCGATATCGACAGTGTGACGATAACCAATGCGTGA
- a CDS encoding glycerol dehydratase reactivase beta/small subunit family protein: MSNTTSSPRPQIEVYYQSERSDVLDFVEYGIEEEGVPWHVESMQRDDLLMVAHEAADDSRLGIGIAIGDGNPSRTILQHERMPEDQPVFDVSSPTLVQARLLGANSARLAKRTPLKRIPE; the protein is encoded by the coding sequence ATGAGTAATACTACATCATCTCCGCGGCCACAGATTGAGGTCTACTATCAAAGTGAGCGATCCGACGTACTCGATTTCGTGGAATATGGTATTGAGGAAGAGGGTGTTCCCTGGCACGTCGAGAGCATGCAGCGAGACGACCTACTCATGGTTGCACACGAGGCTGCCGATGATTCTCGACTAGGCATTGGAATTGCGATTGGGGACGGAAATCCGAGTCGAACTATTCTTCAGCATGAACGGATGCCAGAAGACCAACCGGTATTCGATGTGTCTTCACCAACACTTGTGCAAGCTCGACTTCTTGGAGCAAACAGCGCCCGGTTAGCAAAACGGACTCCGTTGAAGCGGATTCCCGAATAG
- a CDS encoding ABC transporter permease, with translation MSDRSNTSTRWRFDTRRLPILHEQFRSFIQRHKDESYAGYLLAGPYLLYMLFLFFIPILYVFVVSFYHNDPIATMVPGFTLDNYATFLSSGLYRRALLVTVEISVVSTVFTILVSYPIAYFIVFSNWRYSQVLVLLVIAPMLVGNVVRAFGWFALMGSSGIINQILGVFGLQYTLLNTKPGVIIAISSVLMPFAILILMSVLYTIDQELIEAAFNLGGNQLQTFLYVTLPLSLPGVIGATLISFVLTMGTFATAVFIGMPKVPMIAPFIYDAATTNLNWPLASAMSFILLAVSLVLVYLYTRVTDIQVGGDAA, from the coding sequence ATGAGCGACCGATCAAATACCAGTACTCGATGGAGATTCGATACAAGACGGCTACCCATACTCCACGAACAATTCCGCTCATTCATCCAACGACACAAGGACGAGTCATATGCTGGGTATCTACTTGCCGGACCATATCTCCTGTACATGCTTTTTCTCTTCTTCATCCCAATCCTGTATGTATTCGTTGTGAGCTTCTATCACAACGACCCCATCGCGACAATGGTCCCAGGATTCACGCTCGATAATTATGCAACGTTTCTCTCTTCCGGGCTGTATCGTCGAGCACTTCTGGTCACGGTGGAGATTAGTGTCGTCTCAACAGTGTTTACCATCCTCGTCAGCTATCCGATTGCGTATTTTATCGTCTTCTCAAATTGGCGCTACTCGCAGGTACTCGTTCTCCTCGTAATCGCGCCAATGCTCGTCGGGAACGTCGTTCGAGCATTCGGATGGTTCGCGCTGATGGGCTCCAGCGGTATCATCAATCAAATACTCGGTGTGTTCGGCCTCCAGTATACGCTTTTGAATACGAAACCTGGCGTCATCATCGCCATTTCATCCGTCCTCATGCCGTTTGCAATTCTCATTCTGATGAGTGTTCTCTATACTATCGACCAGGAACTCATCGAGGCAGCGTTCAACCTTGGCGGGAACCAGTTGCAAACGTTCCTTTATGTCACGCTACCGCTTTCCCTTCCAGGTGTGATTGGAGCAACGCTTATTTCGTTCGTATTGACGATGGGTACGTTCGCAACAGCAGTGTTCATCGGGATGCCAAAGGTTCCGATGATTGCCCCGTTCATTTACGACGCTGCAACGACCAATCTGAACTGGCCGCTCGCTTCGGCGATGTCGTTCATCTTACTGGCAGTCTCGCTCGTTCTCGTCTACCTCTACACCCGAGTAACGGATATCCAAGTCGGCGGTGATGCTGCATGA
- a CDS encoding ABC transporter substrate-binding protein, with protein sequence MDEQSILRREYLRRAGAFGATVGGAGLAGCLGGGGNGGKPNALRLGTWGGTWQDLMIKAVVKPYKKETGINAEYVLGDNTDRLNKIIAQKKKPPVDVSQQDGSGLVRGSNAGLWKKLNPELVPMLDKIPDNFKSDDWVMQIFAASGLLYNQKKIDSKPTSWNAYLDPKYKGKVGLFTEDPTHDLLAFSLAKTQGKSFKEIDKAFEMYEKVVKDMNPEFITSSEEYGKLFAQEKIVLGRYWSARAAQWQSEGKPVTSLIPKSGAMTTNFGNAIPKNIPDNKVEWAGKFIDYTLRKQAAKIVAEEMYYTNPNPNMEYSSSIADKLVKSEDLEKLNVPDLDWIAKNRSSWRERANNIINKHG encoded by the coding sequence ATGGATGAACAAAGCATACTCCGGCGTGAATATCTACGAAGAGCCGGTGCATTCGGTGCTACCGTCGGTGGAGCAGGATTAGCGGGCTGTCTTGGTGGTGGTGGGAATGGTGGCAAACCCAACGCCCTTCGGTTAGGTACGTGGGGTGGAACATGGCAAGACCTAATGATCAAAGCAGTGGTCAAACCTTACAAAAAGGAAACCGGAATCAACGCTGAGTATGTGCTTGGGGATAATACAGACCGTCTGAATAAGATCATTGCCCAAAAAAAGAAACCCCCTGTCGACGTTTCCCAACAGGACGGGTCGGGTCTCGTTCGCGGGTCAAATGCAGGTCTTTGGAAGAAGTTGAACCCGGAACTCGTTCCAATGCTGGATAAAATCCCGGATAATTTCAAAAGCGATGACTGGGTAATGCAGATTTTCGCTGCAAGTGGTCTCCTATATAATCAAAAGAAGATAGATTCAAAACCGACATCTTGGAACGCGTATCTTGACCCGAAATACAAAGGGAAAGTAGGGTTATTTACGGAAGATCCCACTCACGACTTGCTTGCGTTTTCATTGGCGAAGACACAGGGAAAATCATTCAAAGAGATCGACAAAGCGTTCGAAATGTATGAAAAAGTTGTCAAGGACATGAACCCTGAGTTTATTACGTCAAGCGAAGAGTACGGCAAACTATTTGCCCAAGAAAAGATCGTGCTTGGCCGCTACTGGTCAGCACGAGCAGCACAATGGCAAAGCGAGGGCAAGCCAGTCACCAGTTTGATCCCGAAAAGCGGTGCGATGACCACTAATTTCGGAAATGCAATTCCGAAAAACATTCCGGATAACAAGGTAGAGTGGGCAGGGAAGTTTATAGATTATACACTTCGTAAACAGGCCGCGAAGATCGTCGCGGAGGAGATGTACTATACGAATCCGAATCCGAATATGGAGTATTCGAGTTCTATTGCGGATAAACTCGTGAAATCAGAGGATCTCGAGAAATTGAACGTGCCTGATCTCGATTGGATTGCGAAAAACCGCTCTAGTTGGCGGGAGCGCGCGAATAATATCATCAATAAACACGGATAA
- a CDS encoding GlcG/HbpS family heme-binding protein yields the protein MTNVSTDVAKSILTAAEKKATEIEVPMCIAVFDEGANMVAFRRMNDALLASIDIAQNKAYSAVSLKMPTHELADAGQPNESLFGIHSTNDDRIVIFGGGYPLRVNGNVVGAVGVSGGAVEEDRTVAEAGVEAFES from the coding sequence ATGACTAACGTAAGTACAGATGTTGCAAAATCGATCCTCACTGCTGCTGAAAAGAAAGCGACAGAGATTGAGGTTCCGATGTGTATAGCCGTCTTCGATGAAGGAGCTAATATGGTTGCCTTTCGCCGAATGAATGATGCCCTCCTAGCGAGCATCGATATTGCCCAGAACAAAGCTTACTCAGCGGTGAGTCTGAAAATGCCGACTCATGAACTCGCAGACGCTGGTCAACCAAATGAGTCTCTTTTCGGGATTCATTCGACGAATGATGACCGTATTGTCATCTTCGGGGGTGGATATCCCCTTCGTGTTAATGGCAATGTCGTTGGTGCTGTCGGGGTGAGTGGTGGAGCGGTTGAAGAAGATCGAACCGTTGCTGAAGCCGGTGTCGAAGCATTTGAATCATAG
- a CDS encoding M24 family metallopeptidase, with the protein METLFTLGCHVLGVEGHEPPYLVEGNESILSMGNAFTIEPGIYVECIVVFASKTTSF; encoded by the coding sequence ATGGAGACACTTTTCACATTGGGTTGCCATGTGCTCGGGGTTGAGGGCCACGAACCACCGTATCTAGTGGAGGGTAATGAATCGATCCTCTCTATGGGGAACGCGTTCACGATTGAACCAGGGATCTATGTTGAGTGTATCGTGGTGTTCGCATCGAAGACGACGTCGTTCTAA
- a CDS encoding diol dehydratase small subunit gives MSDNNTDEPSEYPLGKNPDQVETPTGKTMSDVTLESLADGDVDAADIRISAETLEKQATVAESAGRSQMKQNFQRAAELTEIPDERILEIYNALRPSGAEKEKLLEIADELEEKYDAQINAELVREAAEVYETRGLY, from the coding sequence ATGTCCGATAACAACACAGACGAACCAAGCGAGTATCCCCTCGGAAAGAATCCAGATCAAGTCGAAACGCCGACCGGAAAAACGATGTCCGATGTAACGCTCGAGAGCTTGGCAGACGGCGATGTCGACGCAGCAGACATCCGTATTTCCGCAGAAACACTCGAAAAGCAAGCGACAGTCGCAGAATCTGCTGGTCGTTCGCAGATGAAACAAAACTTCCAACGAGCGGCAGAGTTGACTGAGATACCGGATGAGCGCATATTAGAGATCTATAACGCACTTCGGCCAAGTGGAGCAGAGAAAGAGAAATTGTTGGAGATTGCCGACGAACTCGAGGAGAAATATGATGCACAGATCAACGCAGAACTCGTTCGAGAAGCTGCGGAAGTCTACGAAACACGTGGACTGTACTAA
- a CDS encoding propanediol/glycerol family dehydratase medium subunit — protein sequence MSTKTEISRRKLQLEEKGIAEKGSESDEVVIAISPAFGETQTSTIVDIPLANVLRETMAGIEEEGLKSRLVRFIDTADLGNLGNRGAELSGSGISVGIQSKGTALIHQADLLPLSNLELFPQAPLLDREKFRAIGKNAAKYAKGENPSPVTVENDPMARPKYQALAAVLHIKESKSIDESREPVELEAHFE from the coding sequence ATGAGTACTAAAACCGAAATTAGTCGACGGAAGCTCCAACTTGAAGAGAAAGGGATTGCCGAAAAGGGAAGTGAAAGTGACGAAGTCGTAATCGCGATCAGTCCAGCCTTCGGGGAGACTCAAACCTCAACGATCGTGGATATTCCGCTTGCAAATGTGCTACGTGAGACGATGGCTGGAATCGAAGAGGAGGGCCTCAAATCACGACTTGTTCGGTTTATCGATACTGCAGATCTAGGGAATCTCGGGAACCGAGGCGCAGAGTTGAGCGGATCGGGAATCAGTGTCGGTATCCAGTCGAAAGGAACGGCATTGATTCATCAGGCAGATTTACTTCCGCTTAGTAATCTCGAATTATTCCCGCAGGCGCCATTGTTAGATCGCGAGAAATTCAGAGCCATCGGAAAAAACGCAGCAAAGTACGCAAAAGGAGAGAATCCGTCACCCGTTACGGTCGAAAACGACCCGATGGCCAGGCCGAAATATCAAGCACTCGCCGCAGTACTCCACATCAAAGAGTCGAAATCAATCGACGAGTCACGAGAACCAGTTGAACTCGAAGCTCACTTCGAATAA